The following coding sequences lie in one Chiroxiphia lanceolata isolate bChiLan1 chromosome 19, bChiLan1.pri, whole genome shotgun sequence genomic window:
- the RHBDL3 gene encoding rhomboid-related protein 3 isoform X4, which translates to MFDPDNTGYISTEKFRSLLQRHGSELDPHKLEVLLALADSNSEGRICYQDFVNLMSNKRSNSFRQAILQGNRRLCSKALLEETGLSLSQRLIRHVAYETLPREIDRKWYYDSYTCCPPPWFMITITIVEVAFFLYNGVVLDRFVLQVSHPLYLKNALLYHPQLRAQAWRYLTYIFMHAGIEHLGLNVVLQLLVGVPLEMVHGAARISFVYVAGVVAGSLAVSVADMRAPVVGSSGGVYALVSAHLANIVMNWSGMKCQFKLLRMAVALICMSFEFGRAVWLRFHPSAYPPCPHPSFMAHLGGVMVGITLGVVILRNYEQRLQDQTLWWIFLSIYVIFVLFAIFWNIFAYSLLDLKLPPPP; encoded by the exons TTCGATCCTGACAACACTGGCTACATCAGCACTGAGAAGTTCCGCTCCCTCCTCCAGAGACACGGCTCGGAGCTGGACCCCCACaagctggaggtgctgctggcccTGGCTGACAGCAACTCTGAGGGCAGGATCTGCTACCAGGACTTCGTCAACCTG ATGAGCAACAAGAGGTCGAACAGTTTCCGCCAGGCCATCCTGCAGGGGAACAGGAGGCTGTGCAGCAAGGCCCTGCTGGAGGAGACAGGGCTGAGCCTCTCGCAGAGGCTGATCCGGCACGTGGCCTACGAGACTCTGCCGCGGGAGATCGACCGCAAGTGGTACTACGACAGCTACACCTGCTGCCCCCCGCCCTGGTTCATGATCACCATCACTATTGTGGAG gttgccttttttctttacaatgGAGTGGTATTAGACAGATTTGTGCTGCAAGTCAGCCACCCCTTGTACTTGAAGAATGCACTGCTGTACCATCCCCAGCTCCGTGCTCAGGCTTGGAGGTACCTAACCTACATATTCATGCATGCAGG GATAGAACACCTTGGACTCAATGTTGTCCTTCAGCTCCTGGtgggggttcccctggagatGGTGCACGGAGCCGCGAGGATCAGCTTCGTGTACGTCGCAGGAGTTGTGGCAG GGTCCCTGGCAGTGTCAGTGGCTGACATGAGGGCGCCAGTGGTGGGCTCCTCTGGAGGTGTGTATGCTCTTGTCTCCGCTCACTTGGCCAATATAGTGATG AACTGGTCTGGGATGAAGTGCCAATTCAAGCTGCTGCGCATGGCTGTTGCCTTGATCTGTA TGAGCTTTGAATTCGGCAGAGCCGTGTGGCTGCGGTTCCACCCCTCGGCGTACCCGCCGTGCCCCCACCCCAGCTTCATGGCCCACCTGGGAGGGGTCATGGTGGGAATCACCCTGGGAGTCGTCATCCTGAGGAACTATGAGCAGAGACTCCAAGATCAGACTTTATGGTGGATCTTCCTTTCTATTTATGtcatttttgtcttgtttgcCATCTTCTGGAACATTTTTGCCTACAGCCTGCTGGATCTAAAGCTACCTCCCCCTCCCTGA
- the RHBDL3 gene encoding rhomboid-related protein 3 isoform X6, translating to MSNKRSNSFRQAILQGNRRLCSKALLEETGLSLSQRLIRHVAYETLPREIDRKWYYDSYTCCPPPWFMITITIVEVAFFLYNGVVLDRFVLQVSHPLYLKNALLYHPQLRAQAWRYLTYIFMHAGIEHLGLNVVLQLLVGVPLEMVHGAARISFVYVAGVVAGSLAVSVADMRAPVVGSSGGVYALVSAHLANIVMNWSGMKCQFKLLRMAVALICMSFEFGRAVWLRFHPSAYPPCPHPSFMAHLGGVMVGITLGVVILRNYEQRLQDQTLWWIFLSIYVIFVLFAIFWNIFAYSLLDLKLPPPP from the exons ATGAGCAACAAGAGGTCGAACAGTTTCCGCCAGGCCATCCTGCAGGGGAACAGGAGGCTGTGCAGCAAGGCCCTGCTGGAGGAGACAGGGCTGAGCCTCTCGCAGAGGCTGATCCGGCACGTGGCCTACGAGACTCTGCCGCGGGAGATCGACCGCAAGTGGTACTACGACAGCTACACCTGCTGCCCCCCGCCCTGGTTCATGATCACCATCACTATTGTGGAG gttgccttttttctttacaatgGAGTGGTATTAGACAGATTTGTGCTGCAAGTCAGCCACCCCTTGTACTTGAAGAATGCACTGCTGTACCATCCCCAGCTCCGTGCTCAGGCTTGGAGGTACCTAACCTACATATTCATGCATGCAGG GATAGAACACCTTGGACTCAATGTTGTCCTTCAGCTCCTGGtgggggttcccctggagatGGTGCACGGAGCCGCGAGGATCAGCTTCGTGTACGTCGCAGGAGTTGTGGCAG GGTCCCTGGCAGTGTCAGTGGCTGACATGAGGGCGCCAGTGGTGGGCTCCTCTGGAGGTGTGTATGCTCTTGTCTCCGCTCACTTGGCCAATATAGTGATG AACTGGTCTGGGATGAAGTGCCAATTCAAGCTGCTGCGCATGGCTGTTGCCTTGATCTGTA TGAGCTTTGAATTCGGCAGAGCCGTGTGGCTGCGGTTCCACCCCTCGGCGTACCCGCCGTGCCCCCACCCCAGCTTCATGGCCCACCTGGGAGGGGTCATGGTGGGAATCACCCTGGGAGTCGTCATCCTGAGGAACTATGAGCAGAGACTCCAAGATCAGACTTTATGGTGGATCTTCCTTTCTATTTATGtcatttttgtcttgtttgcCATCTTCTGGAACATTTTTGCCTACAGCCTGCTGGATCTAAAGCTACCTCCCCCTCCCTGA